Within the Pseudomonadota bacterium genome, the region GAGTCGTTAAGGGCTGACGACACAATAGACGACGTTTTAAACGCCCCTGATAAACAAGAATTACTTTTTTGGCTACGCCAACAACCACTTTTTTTTAAGGATGGTCGTTATGCACTTGTTCATGCAGGCCTTGTCCCCTCATGGGATTTCGCTATGGCTCAAGCGCTCTCATCAGAAGTCGAGGCCCTATTAAAGAGTGATGTGCATCCAGAACTCTTAAAAAATATGCGGGGCGGAAAACCACAGCACTGGTCTGAGGATTTGGAAGGGTGGGAGCGCTATCGCGTCATCCTTAACGCATTCACGCGCATGAGAGTGCTTGATGCAACGGGTGGGATGGACTTCTCTTACAAGGGAGATTACCAAAACATACCGCAAAACCATACGCCTTGGTTTGACCTGCCAACCAAAAGACCTCGAGATGTCACGCTAATTTGTGGTCATTGGTCCGCACTCGGGCTGCATATAAATCCTAATTTAGTCTCAATAGACTCAGGATGTATTTGGGGTGGACCGCTAACTGCGTACTGCCTTGAAACCCAAGAAGTCACCCAGGTAATCAATCAGGATTAATAGCTCACCATCCAAGCGAACGGCCAAACGACTCCTTAAACTTAATCTCGATGAGCGTACGATCAAAC harbors:
- a CDS encoding symmetrical bis(5'-nucleosyl)-tetraphosphatase, encoding MATYAIGDIQGCAKTFLTLLKTLNFNADGDRLWLVGDLVNRGPDSLTVLRYLHNIKTSVQMVLGNHDLHLLAVASGVESLRADDTIDDVLNAPDKQELLFWLRQQPLFFKDGRYALVHAGLVPSWDFAMAQALSSEVEALLKSDVHPELLKNMRGGKPQHWSEDLEGWERYRVILNAFTRMRVLDATGGMDFSYKGDYQNIPQNHTPWFDLPTKRPRDVTLICGHWSALGLHINPNLVSIDSGCIWGGPLTAYCLETQEVTQVINQD